The DNA window CGCCGGCGGTCATTGTCAGCCAGAAGGCGGTAGAGCAATGGAATCTCTCGCCCTTTGTATCTAAAGTGAGCATCCAGTACCAGGAATCCTATGATGAGGCGGCGGAGCAGGCTATGGTGGGTCTTATGGATGGAAGCCCGGACGCCAGAGATTTTTCTTACGTTTCTAAGATCGAAGAGGCAAAGAACGTGAAAGAAGCACAAGGGAATATGATGGAAGTTGGAATCGGGATCGCGGCCATCCTGGCCCTGATCGGAATCTTAAACTATGTGAATACGGTGATCGGAAATATCCAAAGCCGTCAGGTGGAGCTGGCAGTTTTGGAGAGTATTGGAATGACGGACCGTCAAAGGAATCGGCTGCTTATGCTGGAAGGCGCCTTTTTCGCGGGACTTTCGATCTGTCTGACCGGGACTTTAGGACTTGCGGTGACCTATGGCGTGTACCAGTCTATGAATTATATGGGAGCGCCTTTTGCAGTGCCGATTCTTCCGGTGGCGGCAGTGGCCGTGCTGATCTTGATAATCTGCATGGCGGTTCCGGTGGCGGCCGGGAAATGGATGGAAAGGCGGGGAAGTGTGGTAGAGCGGATCAAAGGCGTGGAGTAGATTTGAATTTGAGGGCTTCCCAAAAACGACCAATAGAAGTAGAATGGAGGCGAGAAGAAAAGGAGGATAATGACTATGAAACTGGCGGTGATCTTTCCCGGAATCGGCTATCATGCGGATAAGCCGCTGCTGTACTACAGCAAGATGCTTGCGAAAAACCTGGGGTATGAGATACGGGAGGTGCCCTATGGAGATTTCCCAGAAGGAGTAAAAGGTTCCAAAGAGAAGATGGAAAAGGCATTTTTTAGCGCGGTAAAACAGGCGGAACAGATATTGGCGGATGTGGAATTTGCAAAATATGAGGAAATCCTTTTCATCTCGAAAAGCGTAGGGACGGCAGTGGCCTCCGCCTTTGCTTTGAAGCAGGGATTGAAAACACGGAACATCTAC is part of the Lachnospiraceae bacterium KGMB03038 genome and encodes:
- a CDS encoding alpha/beta hydrolase, which produces MKLAVIFPGIGYHADKPLLYYSKMLAKNLGYEIREVPYGDFPEGVKGSKEKMEKAFFSAVKQAEQILADVEFAKYEEILFISKSVGTAVASAFALKQGLKTRNIYYTPVEASFQFMKQEGLVFHGTNDSWAETKIVEEGCRQAGFPLVTIPEADHSLETKEVGTDLENLKQIMKKTEEYICRRN